One part of the Anopheles merus strain MAF chromosome 3L, AmerM5.1, whole genome shotgun sequence genome encodes these proteins:
- the LOC121598336 gene encoding CLIP domain-containing serine protease 14D-like isoform X3 has protein sequence MFRSVQLFAIVLYLAQPALALETDVTPGAICRVEGNFGRCVHFKNDPKYLTLLLKSTRTEQDDSYLLRYVCDRRKGLTCRTGSVNDEVCGVQMENRIVGGQRTSIDQYPWMALLQYINHRKGTKRFACGGALLNRKFVLSAAHCFVRLPAGVELHKVRLGEWDTDSDIDCEDLDDELSCASPVQDFDYERIIIHEGYTGNHADRDNDIALIELSGSAKYNDFVKPICLPEPGTPNREKLYFGSMWAAGWGRTETASGSRFKLYVPLDLFDLQSCNETYQRRVKVPLTETQFCAMGTPGKDTCNGDSGGPLMKTMKTLHYVVGVVSFGPQRCGSGIPAVYTRVDKFYDWIVGHMVEFEN, from the exons ATGTTCCGTTCGGTACAGTTATTCGCTATCGTTTTGTATCTTGCCCAGCCAGCTCTTGCCTTAG AAACGGACGTCACTCCAGGCGCTATCTGTCGGGTGGAAGGCAATTTCGGACGCTGTGTGCACTTCAAGAACGATCCAAAGTACCTGACGCTGCTGCTAAAGAGTACCCGCACGGAGCAGGATGACTCATACCTGCTGCGATACGTTTGCGATCGACGCAAGGGGTTAACGTGCCGGACTGGCTCGGTGAACGATGAGGTTTGCGGCGTGCAGATGGAAAACCGTATCGTCGGTGGACAGCGCACGTCGATCGATCAGTACCCGTGGATGGCGTTGCTGCAGTACATCAACCATCGCAAGGGCACGAAGCGATTCGCCTGTGGAGGGGCACTGCTGAACCGGAAGTTTGTCCTCTCGGCGGCACACTGTTTCGTGCGGCTTCCTGCAGGTGTTGAGCT ACACAAAGTGCGACTGGGCGAATGGGACACCGATTCCGACATTGACTGCGAAGATTTGGACGATGAGCTGTCCTGTGCATCTCCGGTGCAAGACTTTGACTACGagcgcatcatcatccacGAAGGTTACACCGGGAATCACGCGGATCGCGACAATGATATTGCACTGATCGAATTGAGCGGGTCGGCGAAGTACAACGACTTCGTAAAGCCAATCTGCCTGCCCGAGCCGGGCACACCGAACAGAGAGAAGCTGTACTTTGGCAGCATGTGGGCCGCTGGATGGGGCCGAACGGAAACTGCTTCTGGAAGTCGCTTTAAGCTGTACGTACCGCTGGATCTGTTCGATCTGCAGTCTTGCAACGAGACGTACCAAAGGCGGGTGAAGGTTCCGCTTACCGAGACGCAGTTCTGTGCGATGGGAACTCCGGGGAAGGATACTTGCAATGGAGATTCCGGCGGACCGCTGATGAAGACGATGAAAACGCTGCACTATGTTGTTGGAGTTGTGAGTTTCGGACCGCAAAGGTGTGGCAGTGGCATCCCGGCTGTTTACACGCGCGTGGATAAGTTCTACGACTGGATCGTAGGTCATATGGTGGAGTTTGAGAATTGA
- the LOC121598336 gene encoding CLIP domain-containing serine protease 14D-like isoform X4 — translation MASRNAPNSLKIVAETDVTPGAICRVEGNFGRCVHFKNDPKYLTLLLKSTRTEQDDSYLLRYVCDRRKGLTCRTGSVNDEVCGVQMENRIVGGQRTSIDQYPWMALLQYINHRKGTKRFACGGALLNRKFVLSAAHCFVRLPAGVELHKVRLGEWDTDSDIDCEDLDDELSCASPVQDFDYERIIIHEGYTGNHADRDNDIALIELSGSAKYNDFVKPICLPEPGTPNREKLYFGSMWAAGWGRTETASGSRFKLYVPLDLFDLQSCNETYQRRVKVPLTETQFCAMGTPGKDTCNGDSGGPLMKTMKTLHYVVGVVSFGPQRCGSGIPAVYTRVDKFYDWIVGHMVEFEN, via the exons AAACGGACGTCACTCCAGGCGCTATCTGTCGGGTGGAAGGCAATTTCGGACGCTGTGTGCACTTCAAGAACGATCCAAAGTACCTGACGCTGCTGCTAAAGAGTACCCGCACGGAGCAGGATGACTCATACCTGCTGCGATACGTTTGCGATCGACGCAAGGGGTTAACGTGCCGGACTGGCTCGGTGAACGATGAGGTTTGCGGCGTGCAGATGGAAAACCGTATCGTCGGTGGACAGCGCACGTCGATCGATCAGTACCCGTGGATGGCGTTGCTGCAGTACATCAACCATCGCAAGGGCACGAAGCGATTCGCCTGTGGAGGGGCACTGCTGAACCGGAAGTTTGTCCTCTCGGCGGCACACTGTTTCGTGCGGCTTCCTGCAGGTGTTGAGCT ACACAAAGTGCGACTGGGCGAATGGGACACCGATTCCGACATTGACTGCGAAGATTTGGACGATGAGCTGTCCTGTGCATCTCCGGTGCAAGACTTTGACTACGagcgcatcatcatccacGAAGGTTACACCGGGAATCACGCGGATCGCGACAATGATATTGCACTGATCGAATTGAGCGGGTCGGCGAAGTACAACGACTTCGTAAAGCCAATCTGCCTGCCCGAGCCGGGCACACCGAACAGAGAGAAGCTGTACTTTGGCAGCATGTGGGCCGCTGGATGGGGCCGAACGGAAACTGCTTCTGGAAGTCGCTTTAAGCTGTACGTACCGCTGGATCTGTTCGATCTGCAGTCTTGCAACGAGACGTACCAAAGGCGGGTGAAGGTTCCGCTTACCGAGACGCAGTTCTGTGCGATGGGAACTCCGGGGAAGGATACTTGCAATGGAGATTCCGGCGGACCGCTGATGAAGACGATGAAAACGCTGCACTATGTTGTTGGAGTTGTGAGTTTCGGACCGCAAAGGTGTGGCAGTGGCATCCCGGCTGTTTACACGCGCGTGGATAAGTTCTACGACTGGATCGTAGGTCATATGGTGGAGTTTGAGAATTGA
- the LOC121598336 gene encoding CLIP domain-containing serine protease 14D-like isoform X2 has product MPDCPLHRRRDVVKGAKESCLQTGLKQKYIKTDVTPGAICRVEGNFGRCVHFKNDPKYLTLLLKSTRTEQDDSYLLRYVCDRRKGLTCRTGSVNDEVCGVQMENRIVGGQRTSIDQYPWMALLQYINHRKGTKRFACGGALLNRKFVLSAAHCFVRLPAGVELHKVRLGEWDTDSDIDCEDLDDELSCASPVQDFDYERIIIHEGYTGNHADRDNDIALIELSGSAKYNDFVKPICLPEPGTPNREKLYFGSMWAAGWGRTETASGSRFKLYVPLDLFDLQSCNETYQRRVKVPLTETQFCAMGTPGKDTCNGDSGGPLMKTMKTLHYVVGVVSFGPQRCGSGIPAVYTRVDKFYDWIVGHMVEFEN; this is encoded by the exons AAACGGACGTCACTCCAGGCGCTATCTGTCGGGTGGAAGGCAATTTCGGACGCTGTGTGCACTTCAAGAACGATCCAAAGTACCTGACGCTGCTGCTAAAGAGTACCCGCACGGAGCAGGATGACTCATACCTGCTGCGATACGTTTGCGATCGACGCAAGGGGTTAACGTGCCGGACTGGCTCGGTGAACGATGAGGTTTGCGGCGTGCAGATGGAAAACCGTATCGTCGGTGGACAGCGCACGTCGATCGATCAGTACCCGTGGATGGCGTTGCTGCAGTACATCAACCATCGCAAGGGCACGAAGCGATTCGCCTGTGGAGGGGCACTGCTGAACCGGAAGTTTGTCCTCTCGGCGGCACACTGTTTCGTGCGGCTTCCTGCAGGTGTTGAGCT ACACAAAGTGCGACTGGGCGAATGGGACACCGATTCCGACATTGACTGCGAAGATTTGGACGATGAGCTGTCCTGTGCATCTCCGGTGCAAGACTTTGACTACGagcgcatcatcatccacGAAGGTTACACCGGGAATCACGCGGATCGCGACAATGATATTGCACTGATCGAATTGAGCGGGTCGGCGAAGTACAACGACTTCGTAAAGCCAATCTGCCTGCCCGAGCCGGGCACACCGAACAGAGAGAAGCTGTACTTTGGCAGCATGTGGGCCGCTGGATGGGGCCGAACGGAAACTGCTTCTGGAAGTCGCTTTAAGCTGTACGTACCGCTGGATCTGTTCGATCTGCAGTCTTGCAACGAGACGTACCAAAGGCGGGTGAAGGTTCCGCTTACCGAGACGCAGTTCTGTGCGATGGGAACTCCGGGGAAGGATACTTGCAATGGAGATTCCGGCGGACCGCTGATGAAGACGATGAAAACGCTGCACTATGTTGTTGGAGTTGTGAGTTTCGGACCGCAAAGGTGTGGCAGTGGCATCCCGGCTGTTTACACGCGCGTGGATAAGTTCTACGACTGGATCGTAGGTCATATGGTGGAGTTTGAGAATTGA